GAATATATGAGCAGAGCAATATATTCTCTTCCTGTAAAGGGAAGAGAATTTTATAGAATATTAAAATCAGGTGTACAATGAAAATCGCGGTATTTGGAACCACCTTACATGCTGGTGTAATGGCAGCATTATTAGCTGAATATGGCAATCAGATCTATTGGTGTACAAGTGTCACCTGTGAAGAAAACATTTCTATACTTTCTTATCAAGATCAAGAAGTTAATCATTATTTAAATAAACAGAGAAAAGCAGGTTTTTTAAAAGAAAGTCCTTTTTCTGAAATTCCTTTAGATATTGAAGTTTATTTATTTTGTTTTAGCCCAACACAAATCGAGCTTGCTTTAAAAACAGTTGAAAAGTTGAGCGAGCGTCCGATAGTTCATCCACGTTTAATGATCAATGGCTCTACTTTTGGTCTACATGGTACGGATCAATTAAAACAACATTTGCCAAAAGATGAGTGGGTTTATTTTCCTGATGTGATTCAAGAAGGAAATGCAATTAATAGTGTGCTGAATGTAAAGCATGTGATTGTTGGTGTTGAATCGAGCTATGCTCAAGACACTATGCAAGAGCTGTTACGTCCTTTTTTCCGTTTTAGCTATCAATATTTATTTATGCCAATTTTAGATGCTGAATTTACAAAGCTCAGCATTTCGGGAATGTTGGCAACCCGTATTAGCTACATGAATGATTTGGCAATGGTGGCCGAAAAACTCGGTATTGATATTGCTAATGTAAAACATGGTATTGCTGCAGATACACGTATTGGTGCAGCCTATTTGTCGGCAGGTGTTGGATTTGGTGGTGAAAACTTTTCACATGATATTTTAACGCTTTCGAGTACTGTATCTGGAACAGGGGCTAAAAGTCGGTTGCTAGAGCAAGTGTGGGCGATTAATGAGCAACAAAAAGAAATTTTATTCCGTAAATTATGGAATTATTATCACTGTGATTTGAGCGGTAAAACTGTTGCGATCTGGGGGGCTTCATTTAAGGAAAACACCTCTAGCACTCATAACTCACCTATTCATATTTTGTTAGCTGCATTATGGGCACAAGGGGTAAAAGTGCGTTTGCATGACCCACAAGCCTTAGATGAGATCGCAACAACTTATGGAGACCGTGAAGATCTGGTTTTATGTGCTGACCAATATGAAGCTGCACAGGGAGCTCATGCTTTATGCTTAGTGACAGCATGGAAACAATATTGGAGCCCTGATTTTAAACAGTTACAACAAGTAATGCAGCATCCTCTTATTTTGGATGGGCGTAATATTTACGATCCGGCATATGTGAAAGCAAAAGGTTTCGCTTATGAAGGAGTAGGTCGATTATGAGTAAATCTATCGAGAAGTTTCCTAAAGAGTTAGTCTCGCCTATAGCACAGCTTCATTCATTAGTTGAGAAGAATTCAAAATTACATATCAAAGAATTATTTGCAGCCGAGCAAGACCGCTTTCAAAACTATTCGGTAAAGTTCGATCAATTGGTTTTTGATTATAGTAAACACCGTATAACAAAAAGTGTTTTAGAACAATTGTTTGCTTTAGCAAAGACGAAACAATTAACTCACTGGATTGAGCGCTTATTTTCCCAAGACAAAGTCAACTGTACTGAGCAGCGTGCAGCTATGCACTGGGCTTTGCGTTTACCATCGGAATATTCTAAATTTCCTGAACTCACAAAACAGGTTCATACTCAATTACAGCGTATGTACGCTTTGGTTGAAAAAATCCATGCTGGGCAATACCGCGGTGCTACGGGTGAAGTGATTCAGGATGTCGTTAATATTGGTGTAGGTGGTTCCGATTTAGGGCCTCAAATGGTGACCCATGCACTATGCGATTTTAAAGTAAAAACTGCCAAACCACTTAATGTACACTTTGTTTCGACTATGGATGGTAGCCAGTTATCAGACTTACTCCATCAACTGCGTCCGGAAACAACTTTATTTATTATTTCTTCAAAGTCATTTGGTACTATTGATACCTTATCAAATGCACAAACAGTTCGTCAGTGGCTTGAAAAAGCTTTAGGAAAGCATGACCGCGTTGTAAAAAGTCACTTCATTGGTGTATCTACAAAAGCTGAAAAAATGACTGATTGGGGTATTGCTCCTGAAAATCAGTTGTTGCTTTGGGACTGGGTAGGTGGTCGTTATTCTCTTTGGTCTTGTATTGGTTTCCCTATAGCTCTGACGATTGGTATAGATGGCTTTCAACAGCTTTTAGCTGGCGCACATGCTGTCGATGAACACTTTCAAAATACAAGCTTTGAGCAAAATATACCGGTTCTCATGGCATTACTCGGTATCTGGAATAATAATTTTTTAAATATTCAAACCCATGCGGTATTACCTTATGACGGAAGATTAAAGTATTTTGCTGCCTATTTGCAGCAGCTTGAAATGGAGTCTAATGGTAAGTCAGTACAACGTGATGGCCAAAAAGTTGAATTAGATACTTGTCCGATTGTATGGGGTGAGGTTGGCCCAAATGCACAACATGCATTTTACCAGTTACTCCACCAAGGAACACAGGCAGTAAGCTGTGATTTCATAGCACCGATTCAACGCTATAATGCAGATCACTTTACGTATGTAGAGAATGCTGAGGCATTGTTTGAACAACATCACCTCGCATTATCAAATTGTTTGGCGCAATCACGTTTATTGGCTTTTGGCAATGAAGCTTTGGATTCAGCTG
The window above is part of the Acinetobacter baumannii genome. Proteins encoded here:
- a CDS encoding nucleotide sugar dehydrogenase — protein: MKIAVFGTTLHAGVMAALLAEYGNQIYWCTSVTCEENISILSYQDQEVNHYLNKQRKAGFLKESPFSEIPLDIEVYLFCFSPTQIELALKTVEKLSERPIVHPRLMINGSTFGLHGTDQLKQHLPKDEWVYFPDVIQEGNAINSVLNVKHVIVGVESSYAQDTMQELLRPFFRFSYQYLFMPILDAEFTKLSISGMLATRISYMNDLAMVAEKLGIDIANVKHGIAADTRIGAAYLSAGVGFGGENFSHDILTLSSTVSGTGAKSRLLEQVWAINEQQKEILFRKLWNYYHCDLSGKTVAIWGASFKENTSSTHNSPIHILLAALWAQGVKVRLHDPQALDEIATTYGDREDLVLCADQYEAAQGAHALCLVTAWKQYWSPDFKQLQQVMQHPLILDGRNIYDPAYVKAKGFAYEGVGRL
- the pgi gene encoding glucose-6-phosphate isomerase, whose translation is MSKSIEKFPKELVSPIAQLHSLVEKNSKLHIKELFAAEQDRFQNYSVKFDQLVFDYSKHRITKSVLEQLFALAKTKQLTHWIERLFSQDKVNCTEQRAAMHWALRLPSEYSKFPELTKQVHTQLQRMYALVEKIHAGQYRGATGEVIQDVVNIGVGGSDLGPQMVTHALCDFKVKTAKPLNVHFVSTMDGSQLSDLLHQLRPETTLFIISSKSFGTIDTLSNAQTVRQWLEKALGKHDRVVKSHFIGVSTKAEKMTDWGIAPENQLLLWDWVGGRYSLWSCIGFPIALTIGIDGFQQLLAGAHAVDEHFQNTSFEQNIPVLMALLGIWNNNFLNIQTHAVLPYDGRLKYFAAYLQQLEMESNGKSVQRDGQKVELDTCPIVWGEVGPNAQHAFYQLLHQGTQAVSCDFIAPIQRYNADHFTYVENAEALFEQHHLALSNCLAQSRLLAFGNEALDSAELKNLPIYKQYEGNQPSSTLLLKELNPYSLGMLIALYEHKVFVQSVIWNINPFDQWGVEKGKQIADQLLPILNGAQNDLSTLDASTRGLIKILLGKVDG